A portion of the Sphingobacterium spiritivorum genome contains these proteins:
- a CDS encoding efflux RND transporter periplasmic adaptor subunit → MKKSLFTNLLEIYRLSFNSVKPFNSVKIAFYVSGALLYSCSTGTSKPADATPPPAALPVMAIQMADETTYQEYPASIEALANVEIRPQIEGILDHIYVDEGQKVSKGQLLFKINDRPYQEQLNQAKANLQVAQASLENAELEVEKKNRLVNNKVLTDFQLQTAVSARNAAKASVQQAKSAIEAAKINVGYTLIRASSDGYIGRLQKKQGSLITPMDAQALTGLSDIRDLHVYFSLSENDFVQFKNNAKGKSIEEKIKHLPPVTLVLSDQQNYEHTGKIDMVDGQFDKNTGSITLRATFPNPDGLLRSGNTGRIRLSKSIDQALLVPAAATLEMQDKIFVYTVGKDNKVMQQPIQVLGKTGTNYLVKDGLKEGDRIVVKGIDMLQEGQVIAPQTEKVDDNK, encoded by the coding sequence ATGAAAAAATCACTATTTACTAATCTTTTAGAGATCTATCGCTTATCATTTAACAGTGTTAAACCTTTTAATAGTGTTAAAATAGCATTTTATGTCTCAGGAGCACTCTTATATAGTTGCTCTACCGGAACCAGTAAACCAGCAGATGCAACACCTCCTCCTGCCGCTTTACCGGTAATGGCAATCCAGATGGCAGATGAAACTACATATCAGGAATATCCTGCATCTATAGAAGCACTGGCCAATGTCGAAATACGTCCTCAGATCGAAGGCATTCTGGATCATATCTATGTAGACGAGGGGCAAAAAGTATCAAAAGGTCAATTACTGTTTAAGATCAACGACAGGCCGTATCAGGAGCAGTTGAATCAGGCAAAAGCCAATCTGCAGGTAGCTCAGGCTTCACTGGAAAATGCGGAGCTGGAAGTGGAGAAAAAGAATCGTCTGGTCAACAACAAAGTTCTGACAGACTTTCAGCTACAAACTGCTGTAAGTGCGCGAAACGCAGCAAAAGCAAGTGTACAACAGGCTAAATCTGCTATAGAAGCAGCAAAAATCAATGTAGGATATACCCTAATCCGGGCTTCTTCTGATGGCTATATCGGACGCCTTCAGAAGAAACAGGGAAGCCTGATTACACCAATGGATGCACAGGCTTTAACAGGATTGTCAGATATAAGAGATCTGCATGTATACTTTTCCCTTAGTGAAAATGATTTCGTTCAGTTCAAGAATAATGCAAAAGGAAAGTCTATAGAGGAGAAAATAAAGCACCTCCCTCCTGTCACGCTTGTACTTTCTGATCAGCAGAATTACGAACATACCGGAAAAATAGATATGGTAGACGGTCAATTCGATAAAAATACAGGTTCGATTACCTTGCGTGCTACTTTTCCTAATCCGGACGGATTGTTGAGAAGTGGGAATACAGGTCGTATCAGATTGAGTAAATCAATCGATCAGGCTTTATTGGTTCCTGCTGCAGCTACCCTTGAAATGCAGGACAAGATCTTTGTGTATACGGTTGGCAAGGATAACAAAGTAATGCAACAACCTATTCAGGTACTGGGCAAAACCGGCACTAATTACCTGGTAAAAGATGGATTAAAAGAAGGTGACCGAATTGTAGTTAAAGGAATAGACATGCTACAGGAAGGACAGGTCATTGCTCCACAGACCGAAAAAGTTGATGACAACAAATAA
- a CDS encoding efflux RND transporter permease subunit, giving the protein MLKKFIERPVLATVISILLVILGVMGMLRLPLQQFPDIAPPAVQVTALYPGANAETVLRAVAPSLEESINGVENMSYMSSTASNDGSLMITVYFKLGTDPDQAAVNVQNRVAQATSQLPSEVVQAGITTAKQQNSLIMVLDLYTEDESRYDQTFLNNYAQINIIPELKRISGVGQALIFGGSKDYSMRVWLNPKQMASYKLTPSEVMSAIQDKNVEAAPGKFGESSREAFEFVIKYKGKLNQPADYENIIIRSNADGSILRLKDVARIELGAYTYGSNTRINEKAGINIGIMQLAGSNANEIQIAIQQLMEKAEKDFPKGVKYLVLYNTKDALDQSISQVQHTLIEAFLLVFLVVFLFLQDFRSTLIPAIAVPVAIIGTFFFMQLFGFSINLLTLFALILAIGIVVDDAIVVVEAVHAKMEHTHLPPKLATTSAMSEITGAIISITLVMSAVFLPIGFMEGSTGVFYRQFAFTLAIAIVISAVNALTLSPALCALFLKAPQHSEHPAPKTSFKEKFFAGFNVGFDRLTKNYVGSLRFLVKYKWVGLTGLAIVLLLTVQMVRKTPTGFIPSEDQGFIAISLSMPAGASLDRTNEALKEAEKQLQHAPFTKTLNVLSGFNILTQSTSPSAGVAFILLKPHDQRGDIKDINAIMGDVNQKLAGIKGANFFVFTFPTVPGFSNVDGLDMVLQDRTGGELGKFSTVGQKFIGELMQRPEVMMAFTTFRADYPQYELEVDDVKAEQLSVSTRDILQTMQSYFGSAQASDFNRFGKYYRVMLQADKTERSEPSAMDGIYVKNKFGEMVPINTLVRLNRVYGPETASRYNLFNSIGINAIPNPGFSSGDAIRAVEEVAAQHLPSGFTYEFSGMTKEEITSGGQSTVIFILCLVFVYFLLAAQYESYIIPLAVILSIPTGIFGVFAAIGMTGISNNIYVQVALVMLIGLLAKNAILIVEFAIQRRRTGLSIAASALEAAKLRLRPIIMTSLAFIVGMIPMMGATGPSAQGNHSISIAAAGGMFSGVVLGLFIIPVLFIIFQSLQEKVSKPNFKKKNGSAVTALTGHELQMVDPSQS; this is encoded by the coding sequence ATGCTTAAAAAATTTATAGAAAGACCTGTACTGGCGACGGTAATCTCCATCCTGCTCGTAATCCTTGGCGTAATGGGAATGCTTCGCTTGCCCCTTCAACAGTTTCCGGATATCGCTCCTCCGGCTGTACAGGTTACGGCACTGTATCCGGGTGCCAATGCAGAGACTGTACTGCGTGCTGTAGCACCTTCTCTTGAAGAATCCATCAACGGGGTGGAAAACATGAGCTATATGAGCTCTACAGCAAGTAATGACGGTTCACTGATGATCACAGTTTACTTTAAGTTAGGAACAGATCCTGACCAGGCCGCTGTGAACGTGCAGAACAGAGTTGCACAGGCGACCAGCCAGTTGCCAAGTGAGGTTGTACAGGCCGGTATTACTACAGCTAAGCAACAGAACAGTCTGATTATGGTACTCGATCTTTACACAGAAGATGAGAGCCGTTATGATCAGACATTTCTGAATAACTATGCACAGATTAACATTATTCCTGAATTAAAGCGTATATCCGGTGTGGGACAAGCCCTGATCTTCGGTGGTAGTAAAGATTATTCTATGCGTGTATGGCTGAACCCGAAACAAATGGCCAGTTACAAACTGACACCTTCGGAAGTCATGAGTGCCATTCAGGACAAAAACGTAGAAGCTGCTCCGGGTAAATTTGGAGAAAGCAGCCGCGAAGCATTTGAATTTGTCATCAAATACAAAGGTAAATTAAACCAACCTGCGGATTATGAAAATATTATTATCCGATCCAATGCAGACGGTTCTATACTTAGACTCAAAGATGTTGCCCGTATAGAATTAGGTGCATATACCTACGGTAGTAATACCCGTATTAATGAAAAAGCTGGTATCAATATCGGAATTATGCAGTTGGCAGGTTCTAATGCCAATGAGATCCAGATCGCTATACAGCAATTAATGGAAAAGGCTGAAAAAGACTTTCCAAAAGGTGTAAAATACTTAGTGCTTTACAATACCAAAGATGCTTTGGATCAATCCATCAGTCAGGTTCAGCATACCCTTATAGAGGCTTTTTTACTAGTCTTTCTGGTGGTATTTCTTTTCCTTCAGGACTTCAGATCCACCCTTATTCCAGCTATTGCCGTGCCGGTAGCGATTATCGGAACATTCTTCTTTATGCAGCTATTCGGTTTCTCTATCAATCTGCTTACCCTGTTTGCATTGATCCTCGCTATCGGTATCGTAGTGGATGATGCTATAGTCGTGGTGGAGGCTGTGCATGCGAAGATGGAACATACGCACCTTCCACCAAAACTGGCCACAACTTCAGCCATGAGTGAAATCACCGGAGCCATTATCTCTATCACGCTGGTCATGTCTGCCGTATTCCTGCCCATTGGTTTTATGGAAGGATCTACAGGTGTATTTTACAGGCAGTTTGCTTTTACACTGGCTATTGCCATTGTTATTTCTGCCGTAAATGCCCTGACATTGAGTCCTGCATTATGTGCATTATTTCTGAAAGCACCACAGCACTCGGAACATCCGGCTCCGAAAACATCCTTCAAAGAGAAGTTTTTTGCTGGTTTTAACGTAGGTTTTGACCGCCTCACCAAAAACTATGTCGGCAGTCTTAGATTTCTGGTCAAATACAAATGGGTCGGCCTTACAGGATTAGCTATTGTACTGTTGCTGACTGTACAGATGGTACGTAAAACGCCTACCGGATTTATTCCTTCTGAAGATCAGGGTTTTATTGCTATATCTCTTTCTATGCCAGCAGGTGCTTCATTAGATCGTACAAATGAGGCTTTAAAAGAAGCCGAAAAACAACTTCAACATGCACCGTTCACAAAGACTCTCAATGTACTTTCCGGATTCAATATCCTGACACAATCGACAAGTCCTTCTGCCGGAGTGGCCTTTATTCTGCTCAAACCACATGATCAACGTGGAGATATCAAAGATATCAATGCCATAATGGGTGATGTTAATCAAAAGCTGGCCGGAATTAAAGGCGCGAATTTCTTTGTCTTCACCTTTCCTACTGTTCCGGGATTCAGTAACGTTGACGGACTGGATATGGTATTGCAGGATCGTACCGGAGGTGAACTCGGTAAATTCAGTACTGTAGGTCAGAAATTCATCGGTGAGCTGATGCAACGTCCGGAGGTCATGATGGCTTTTACCACATTCAGGGCAGATTATCCGCAATACGAACTGGAAGTTGATGATGTAAAAGCTGAACAGTTAAGTGTAAGCACAAGAGATATTCTGCAGACGATGCAGTCGTACTTTGGTAGTGCACAGGCATCAGATTTCAACAGGTTTGGTAAGTATTACCGTGTTATGCTACAGGCAGATAAGACAGAACGTTCTGAGCCTTCGGCTATGGACGGTATTTATGTGAAGAATAAATTTGGGGAGATGGTTCCGATCAATACCCTCGTAAGGCTCAACCGCGTATATGGTCCGGAGACCGCTTCCCGTTATAATCTGTTTAACTCTATCGGTATCAATGCGATTCCAAATCCGGGCTTCAGTTCAGGAGATGCTATCCGTGCAGTGGAAGAAGTTGCGGCTCAGCACCTGCCTTCCGGATTTACCTATGAGTTCTCGGGTATGACCAAAGAAGAAATCACATCAGGAGGTCAGTCTACAGTGATCTTTATTCTGTGTCTGGTCTTTGTATACTTTCTGCTGGCCGCTCAATACGAAAGTTATATTATTCCTTTAGCCGTAATCCTTTCTATTCCTACCGGAATATTTGGTGTATTCGCAGCTATCGGCATGACTGGTATTTCAAATAATATCTATGTACAGGTTGCCCTTGTCATGCTGATCGGACTTCTGGCCAAGAATGCCATTCTGATTGTAGAATTTGCCATTCAAAGGCGTAGGACAGGTCTTTCTATCGCAGCATCTGCATTAGAGGCAGCGAAACTCCGTCTTCGTCCTATTATCATGACATCTTTAGCCTTTATTGTAGGTATGATTCCGATGATGGGTGCTACAGGACCTTCCGCACAGGGAAATCATTCCATCAGTATTGCTGCTGCAGGAGGTATGTTTTCCGGAGTAGTGCTTGGTCTATTTATCATACCTGTATTGTTTATTATTTTTCAAAGCTTACAGGAAAAAGTATCAAAGCCAAACTTTAAAAAGAAAAACGGATCAGCAGTTACAGCTTTGACAGGACATGAACTACAGATGGTCGATCCTTCTCAATCTTAA
- a CDS encoding efflux transporter outer membrane subunit: protein MNIKFYSASLFLISLILFGCKTERLATHVPVTLPDNYRDSDALKTDTNTIGSIPWREFFKDAMLQQLIDSAIRQNMDMQLAVKNIEASRLMLSQAKAANLPNLQLRVNATSTNPSNNSMNGLSLNQFLGTNHVEDYTAALSLSWEADIWGKIKNQKAAALASYLQTEEARKVVQTQLVSQVAQGYYQLLMLYQLQDIAKKNLRLSDSTLRIVQYQYEVGDISSLAVEQVAAQRLAAAALIPDFEQQVQIQENAISVLSGQLPHAIATTATLNTITLPEHLQVGIPATMLSRRPDVKSAELAIAAAQANQQAAKASMYPSLVISADAGVNAFKSSNWFNLPASLFGSVAGSITQPILQRKQLRTQYEVSRVEQEKSVIRFKQSVITAVGEVSDAMVSIRKLKEKEVIASDRTIRLRNAIGHADLLFETGMATYLEVITAQSNVLQSELELAQLKKAELAAIVDLYRALGGGWTAE, encoded by the coding sequence ATGAACATTAAATTCTATAGCGCAAGTCTCTTTCTGATTTCTCTCATTCTCTTTGGATGTAAGACAGAGCGGTTAGCTACGCATGTACCGGTCACGCTTCCCGATAATTATCGGGATAGCGATGCGCTCAAGACAGATACAAATACCATAGGTTCCATTCCGTGGAGGGAATTTTTTAAGGATGCGATGCTGCAACAATTAATAGATTCGGCCATCCGCCAGAATATGGATATGCAACTTGCAGTAAAAAATATTGAAGCTTCCAGACTGATGTTAAGTCAGGCTAAAGCAGCAAATCTGCCGAATCTTCAGCTGCGAGTCAATGCAACCAGTACAAACCCGTCTAACAACAGTATGAATGGGCTTAGCCTTAATCAGTTCCTGGGCACCAATCATGTGGAAGATTATACAGCTGCTCTGTCGCTGTCATGGGAGGCTGATATCTGGGGCAAGATCAAAAATCAAAAAGCCGCAGCACTTGCATCTTATCTCCAGACCGAAGAAGCCCGTAAAGTAGTGCAGACACAGCTGGTTTCTCAGGTTGCACAGGGATATTATCAATTGTTAATGCTCTATCAATTGCAGGATATTGCGAAAAAAAATCTCCGTCTGAGTGATAGTACTTTACGTATTGTTCAATATCAATATGAAGTCGGTGATATCAGTTCATTAGCTGTAGAACAGGTAGCGGCGCAGCGTCTGGCTGCTGCAGCTCTTATTCCGGATTTTGAACAACAGGTACAGATCCAGGAAAATGCCATCAGCGTACTTAGTGGTCAGTTGCCACACGCCATTGCGACGACAGCAACATTGAATACCATTACACTCCCTGAGCATCTGCAGGTCGGTATTCCAGCAACGATGCTGAGCCGCAGACCAGATGTAAAAAGCGCAGAACTAGCTATAGCAGCAGCTCAGGCGAATCAGCAAGCTGCAAAAGCAAGTATGTATCCTTCACTGGTAATAAGTGCCGATGCAGGAGTCAATGCATTCAAATCCAGCAATTGGTTTAATCTGCCGGCTTCTCTTTTCGGATCTGTGGCGGGCAGCATCACACAGCCTATATTGCAACGCAAACAATTACGTACACAATATGAAGTATCACGTGTTGAACAGGAAAAAAGTGTTATCAGATTTAAACAGTCTGTTATTACCGCTGTAGGAGAAGTATCGGATGCGATGGTCTCTATACGTAAGCTCAAAGAAAAGGAAGTAATTGCTTCTGACCGAACCATCAGATTGAGAAACGCTATCGGACATGCTGATCTTCTGTTTGAAACAGGTATGGCAACCTATCTGGAAGTCATTACAGCGCAAAGCAATGTATTACAGAGTGAACTTGAACTTGCCCAGCTCAAAAAAGCTGAACTGGCAGCCATAGTAGATCTTTACAGAGCTTTAGGTGGTGGATGGACTGCTGAATAA
- a CDS encoding sulfatase-like hydrolase/transferase has translation MNLKPILLYLLCLISIAGYAQQKPNIIFVLTDDLGYSDLGCYGNPSIATPFLDKMASKGVRATDYMVTSPSCTPSRASLLTGRYASRYNLPDPIGPGAKNGLPAQEVTIAEMLKEKGYHTALIGKWHLGDHGEYLPNKQGFDYFYGMLYSHDYRDPYVKTDNTIKIFRNQTPVVSRPADSALSRIYTEEVTQYIRQQKKGEPFFLYYAHNMPHLPVAFSAESGRMKDLHFAGPLGAVLEDLDRQLAIMWASLEEQGLADNTIFMFSSDNGPWIEYPVRMSGDHKTKNWHVGTAGVFRGSKAQTYEGGVRVPFITYWKNHTPEGLTLRNAISNVDILPTLAEWTGASVPASRILDGQSIAGLLTSESENITADHRPIYLVNHGKVEAVRKGSWKYRELPAGVNNNSGKPYEAAKELFNVSYDPSERTNVIHEFPEKAQELKALFDAFDAGLDTYSPTKK, from the coding sequence ATGAATCTCAAACCTATACTTTTATATCTACTATGTCTGATTTCTATAGCTGGATATGCACAACAAAAACCTAATATTATTTTTGTTCTGACGGATGATCTGGGCTATTCAGATCTGGGTTGTTACGGAAATCCGAGTATTGCGACTCCTTTTTTAGATAAAATGGCTTCCAAAGGAGTGCGGGCTACAGATTATATGGTAACGAGTCCATCCTGTACACCTTCCCGTGCATCACTGCTGACCGGACGATATGCCTCCCGTTATAACCTGCCTGATCCTATAGGTCCTGGCGCCAAAAACGGCCTGCCGGCTCAGGAAGTGACCATTGCAGAAATGCTAAAAGAAAAAGGATATCATACAGCTTTGATAGGTAAATGGCATCTTGGTGATCATGGAGAATACTTACCTAACAAACAGGGCTTTGACTATTTCTATGGCATGCTTTACAGTCATGACTACCGAGATCCTTATGTCAAAACCGATAACACCATTAAAATATTCAGAAATCAGACGCCAGTCGTAAGCCGGCCTGCAGATTCTGCCCTTAGCCGTATTTATACAGAAGAAGTGACGCAGTATATTCGCCAGCAAAAGAAAGGCGAGCCTTTTTTTCTTTATTATGCACATAATATGCCGCACCTTCCGGTTGCCTTTTCAGCGGAATCAGGCCGTATGAAAGACCTGCATTTTGCTGGTCCGCTGGGCGCTGTGCTGGAAGATCTGGACAGACAACTCGCGATCATGTGGGCCAGTCTGGAAGAACAGGGACTTGCAGACAATACCATCTTTATGTTTTCCAGTGATAATGGTCCCTGGATCGAATATCCTGTCCGTATGAGCGGCGATCATAAAACCAAAAACTGGCATGTAGGTACAGCCGGAGTATTCAGAGGATCAAAAGCACAAACTTATGAGGGTGGTGTACGTGTCCCGTTTATTACATACTGGAAGAACCACACACCCGAAGGACTCACGCTCCGTAATGCAATCAGCAATGTCGATATCTTACCTACATTGGCAGAATGGACAGGAGCTTCTGTTCCGGCATCCCGAATATTAGACGGACAATCTATTGCTGGTTTGCTGACTTCTGAATCGGAAAATATAACAGCAGACCACAGGCCCATTTATCTGGTGAATCACGGAAAAGTAGAAGCCGTAAGAAAAGGAAGCTGGAAATACAGAGAACTTCCAGCTGGTGTGAATAATAATTCCGGCAAACCGTACGAAGCCGCAAAAGAGTTATTTAATGTTTCCTATGATCCAAGTGAACGAACGAATGTTATACATGAATTTCCGGAAAAAGCACAAGAACTAAAGGCACTATTTGATGCATTTGATGCAGGCTTGGACACCTACAGTCCAACAAAAAAATAA
- a CDS encoding TetR/AcrR family transcriptional regulator — MGSKERIQRLKDENRSKILDASLQIVKEEGWHALSMRKIADIIEYTAPMIYEYFANKEAILIELANQGYIMLSIRVKEAKLQEAELEKQLEAMWFTYWNFAFEEKELYQLMFGVGTQCCGFEKSFLCVESHGKIISDVIREIMKDQEPSEELICRKYFTFWSVIHGLISINLVNQGNGDTTNQQVLRDAIYGITRSLKD; from the coding sequence ATGGGTAGCAAAGAACGTATTCAACGCCTCAAAGATGAAAACAGAAGTAAAATTCTGGACGCCTCTCTTCAAATTGTGAAGGAAGAGGGCTGGCATGCGTTGAGTATGCGGAAAATAGCGGATATCATCGAATATACTGCTCCCATGATCTACGAGTATTTTGCGAATAAAGAAGCCATCCTTATCGAACTGGCTAATCAGGGATATATCATGTTGTCTATACGCGTTAAAGAGGCTAAACTACAGGAAGCAGAACTGGAAAAACAGTTAGAAGCTATGTGGTTTACCTACTGGAACTTTGCTTTCGAAGAAAAGGAACTATACCAACTGATGTTTGGTGTAGGTACCCAATGTTGCGGATTTGAAAAATCCTTCCTTTGTGTGGAATCGCATGGTAAGATAATAAGCGATGTCATTCGTGAGATCATGAAAGATCAGGAGCCTTCAGAAGAATTGATATGCCGGAAGTACTTTACTTTCTGGTCCGTTATTCACGGACTAATATCCATTAATCTGGTTAATCAGGGAAATGGCGACACCACCAATCAGCAGGTATTACGCGATGCTATTTATGGTATCACACGATCGCTGAAAGATTAA
- a CDS encoding glycoside hydrolase family 3 N-terminal domain-containing protein, producing the protein MRKLSVAIYALLLSVPLPLAAQKPVYKDASQSVEIRTRDLIQRMTLEEKVGQLLCPLGWEMYERKGNTATVSQKFKDIVASKHIGMLWATFRADPWTQKTIANGLDPQLSAEAANALQKYVIENTRLGIPVFLAEEAPHGHMAIGTTVFPTGIGQASTWNPALLQKMSATVAKEVRQQGAHISYGPVLDLSRDPRWSRVEESYGEDPVLTGTLAAAIVKGLGSGKLADPFATIPTLKHFVAYGIPEGGHNGSAASVGERELREYFLPPFQSAVAAGAKSVMAAYNSVDGIPCSSNKFLLTDILRQEWNFNGFTVSDLGSIEGIKGSHRVAKDHKQAAILAIEAGLDTDLGGNAYFKLIEAVKNGEIQENSINQAVSRVLALKFEMGLFEKPFVEAKTAKKEVKTEANIALSRQVARESIVLLENKNNILPLRKDVKVAIVGPNADNVYNMLGDYTAPQPDGAVTTVRQAISARLPKAQVSYAKGCAIRDTTNSDIAAAVAVAQQSDVIVAVVGGSSARDFKTEYISTGAAVASDKNVSDMESGEGFDRSTLDLLGRQMELLKALKQTGKPIIVIYIQGRPLNMNWAATQADALLCAWYPGQEGGHAIADILFGDYNPAGKMPLSVPRSVGQIPIHYNRKSPLDHRYVEEAATPLYAFGYGKSYSAFEYKDLKIQKDNKDYRVSFVLSNTGKYDGDEVPQLYIRNQYASVSQPVQQLKHFERVHLKTGESKTVSFILTEDDLSIINAQMKKVLEPGSSFKIRIGSASDDVRLQQDLDL; encoded by the coding sequence ATGAGGAAACTATCTGTTGCTATTTACGCTTTATTGCTATCCGTCCCTTTACCATTAGCTGCCCAAAAACCTGTTTACAAAGACGCATCCCAATCCGTTGAGATAAGAACCCGGGATTTGATTCAGCGTATGACGCTTGAAGAAAAAGTAGGTCAGTTACTTTGCCCGCTTGGCTGGGAAATGTATGAACGAAAAGGAAATACAGCGACTGTATCACAAAAATTCAAAGATATCGTAGCCAGTAAACATATCGGAATGTTATGGGCTACCTTCAGAGCTGATCCCTGGACGCAAAAGACAATTGCTAACGGCCTTGATCCGCAACTTTCTGCTGAAGCTGCAAACGCTTTACAAAAGTATGTCATAGAGAATACGCGTCTTGGTATTCCTGTCTTTCTTGCTGAAGAAGCTCCACATGGCCATATGGCCATTGGTACGACCGTATTTCCGACAGGTATCGGTCAGGCCTCTACCTGGAATCCGGCTTTATTACAAAAAATGTCTGCTACAGTTGCAAAAGAAGTCAGGCAGCAAGGGGCTCATATCAGCTATGGTCCTGTTTTAGATTTATCCCGCGATCCCCGCTGGTCACGTGTAGAAGAAAGCTATGGCGAAGATCCTGTGCTGACCGGTACGCTGGCTGCAGCTATAGTCAAAGGATTAGGGTCAGGTAAACTTGCCGATCCGTTTGCTACTATTCCTACGCTGAAGCATTTTGTTGCTTACGGTATTCCTGAAGGCGGACATAACGGAAGTGCAGCCAGCGTAGGCGAACGTGAACTCAGAGAATACTTTCTACCCCCGTTTCAGTCAGCTGTAGCCGCAGGAGCAAAATCTGTAATGGCTGCCTACAATTCTGTAGATGGTATCCCCTGCTCTTCTAACAAATTTTTGCTGACGGATATCCTTCGTCAGGAATGGAATTTTAACGGATTTACAGTTTCCGATCTGGGCAGTATCGAAGGTATAAAGGGAAGTCACCGTGTAGCCAAAGATCACAAACAGGCCGCTATATTGGCCATAGAAGCAGGTCTTGATACGGATCTCGGAGGCAATGCTTATTTCAAACTGATCGAGGCTGTCAAAAATGGAGAAATTCAGGAAAACAGTATTAATCAGGCTGTAAGCAGAGTATTGGCATTAAAATTTGAAATGGGACTTTTTGAAAAGCCATTTGTAGAAGCGAAAACAGCAAAAAAAGAAGTCAAAACCGAAGCAAATATTGCCTTATCAAGACAGGTAGCCAGAGAATCTATTGTATTACTGGAGAATAAAAATAATATTCTTCCACTTCGTAAAGATGTCAAGGTTGCTATCGTAGGCCCTAATGCTGACAATGTATATAATATGTTGGGCGATTATACTGCTCCACAACCCGATGGGGCTGTAACTACTGTCCGTCAGGCTATATCGGCAAGACTTCCTAAAGCACAGGTATCCTATGCGAAGGGATGTGCTATACGAGATACGACTAACAGTGATATTGCTGCTGCAGTTGCAGTTGCACAGCAATCAGATGTCATTGTGGCTGTTGTGGGAGGCTCCAGTGCCCGCGATTTCAAGACTGAATATATATCCACAGGTGCTGCAGTAGCCTCAGATAAAAATGTAAGCGATATGGAAAGCGGAGAAGGATTTGACCGTTCCACTCTTGATCTTCTCGGCAGACAGATGGAATTGTTAAAGGCTTTAAAGCAAACAGGCAAACCCATTATTGTCATCTACATACAGGGCCGTCCGTTGAATATGAATTGGGCTGCAACGCAGGCTGATGCTCTTTTATGTGCCTGGTATCCTGGACAGGAAGGTGGTCATGCAATTGCCGATATACTTTTCGGCGATTATAATCCTGCTGGAAAAATGCCACTGTCCGTTCCGCGGAGTGTGGGGCAGATACCCATTCATTACAATCGCAAAAGCCCCTTGGATCATCGCTATGTAGAGGAAGCCGCAACCCCGCTTTATGCATTCGGATACGGCAAAAGCTACTCTGCCTTTGAATATAAAGACCTTAAAATACAAAAAGACAACAAGGATTACCGGGTGTCATTTGTATTGAGCAATACAGGAAAATATGATGGTGATGAAGTGCCTCAATTGTATATTCGTAATCAGTATGCATCCGTATCACAACCAGTACAGCAATTAAAACATTTTGAACGTGTACATCTAAAAACAGGTGAGTCCAAAACGGTTTCGTTTATACTGACAGAGGACGATCTGTCCATTATCAATGCACAGATGAAAAAAGTATTAGAGCCAGGCAGCAGCTTTAAGATCCGTATAGGATCGGCATCTGATGATGTACGGTTACAGCAGGATCTTGATCTTTAA